CCGAATCGCGGCGCGACGATCGACCTCGCGCAGGTAGCCGTCGCGCATGCCGGCGGCGATGTCGTCGATGATCGCGTCGGGGTCCTCGGTGCGAGGATTGTCCGAGGTCACGACGGCGATGTCGGCGCCCTGCTGCGCGACCCGGCCCATCTCCGGGCGCTTGCCGCGGTCGCGATCTCCGCCCGCGCCGAACAGCACGATCAGGCGACCGTCGGTGAGCGGACGCAGCGCCTCCAAGGCGCGACCCAGCGCGGCGGGGGTGTGCGCGTAGTCGCGCAGGACGGGGCACGGCCGCGCCGCGATTCGCTCCAGGCGCCCCGGCGTCTGCGGCGCGCGCGAGAGCCTCTCGGCGACCTCACCCAGGTCGCGGCCGAGGGCCAGCGCGCAGGTCGCGGCGGCGAGCGCGTTTTCGACGTTGAAGCCGCCCACCAGGGGCAGCCCCACGTCGGCCGACCCGGCCGGGGCCAGGATCCGGAAGTCGACCCCCGCGCCGTGGGGCACGACGCCGTCGGCGCACACCGACGCCTTGTCGGCGTGCTGGCTGAACGAGAGGCGGCGGCCTGGCCACGCGTCGACCGCGTCCCAGGCGGGTTCGTCCGCGTTGTAGACCGCTATCCCGTGCTCCGCGACGAGGTCCAGCAGGCCGATCTTGGAGGCCCGGTAGGCGTCCTCGTCGCCGTGGTAGTCCAGGTGATCGCGGGACAGGTTGGTGAACGCCGCCACGTCGAAGCGCAGCGCGTCCACGCGGCCCTGGTCGAGCGCGTGCGAGGACACCTCCATGGCGAGCTGGCGCACGCCCTCGTCGGCCAGCCGCGCCAGCGTCGCGGCGAGCTGTACGGGGCCTGGCGTCGTCAGCGCGGACTCGGCGGCCGAGGATCCGCCCTCCCTGCCCACCCCCAGGGTCCCCAGGGACGCGGCGTCGGCGCCCAGCACGTGACGCAGGAGCGACACGGTGGTCGTCTTGCCGTTCGTGCCGGTCACGCCGACGAGGGTCATGCGCTCGGCCGGATCGCCGAACGCCAGCGCGGCCGCGTGGGCCGCCGCGCGGCGACCGTCGGAGACCACCGCCTGCGGGACGGCCACCTCGTCCAGGCGCCGTTCCACGATCAGCGCGGACGCGCCGGCGGCGACCGCGGCGCGGGCGAAGTCGTGCCCGTCCACCGCTGTGCCTACCCACGCGCAGAAAGCGTCGCCGGGGCGCACTGCCCGGCTGTCGTCGGCCACCCCGCCGAGCTCGACGTCCTGGGCCGGATGTGCCTCCAGCAGCCCGCGCTCTTCCAGCCGGCTGGCGATCTGGCCCAGTGTGACGCGGCGGGTCATCGGCGCACCCGCGCCAGCAGACGAACCGGTGTTCCGGGCGCGACCCCGTCCCCCGCCGCGGGTCGCGTACCGCGCACGGTTCCCTCTCCTTCCACGAGCACCTGCAGGCCCACCGCGTGCAAGCGCCGCGCCGCGTCGCGTACCGACAGGCCGGCCACCTCGGGCACCGGAATGCGCGGCGCTTCCGCGCCCGCCATGCGCCGCGGCGGAGGCGCGTTCAGCGCGAGCACGAAGGGACTGCGAGCGGCGCCCGGCTCGCCCGCCGCGGGGCCGCGGACCGCACCCGGCGAGGCGACCGCGGCCGCCGTGACGACGCGCACGCCTTCGGCCGGCCAGGCGTCCGCCGTACGCGCGAGCGGGCGACGATCGATGGGCGCGGCGCGCGCCGCCAGCAGGGCGGCGAGCGTCTCCCTCGATACGGGCGCCGCGGTGGAGCCGCCGTAGTAGGTGTCTCCGCCGGGCTCGTCCAGCTTCACCAGCACGACGAGCTGCGGGTCGACCGCGGGGAAGAAGCCCACGAACGTGGCCGTGTAGGCGCCGGCCCTGTACGAGCCCCCGTCCGACCGGCGCGCGGTGCCCGTCTTGCCCGCTACGACGAAGTCGCCCAGGGAAGCCTTCGTGCCGGTGCCGTCGCGCACCGCGTCGGCGAGCGCCGCGGTGACCTCGTCCGCCACGCCGTCGTCGATTACCCGACGGATGCGCTTCTTGTCGTAGGACCGCACGGACTTGCCGTCGGCGCGGCGCACCTCGCGCGTCAGCCGGGGCTCGACCAGGGTGCCTCCGTTGGCCAGCGTGGC
This portion of the Gemmatimonadota bacterium genome encodes:
- a CDS encoding UDP-N-acetylmuramoyl-L-alanyl-D-glutamate--2,6-diaminopimelate ligase, whose protein sequence is MTRRVTLGQIASRLEERGLLEAHPAQDVELGGVADDSRAVRPGDAFCAWVGTAVDGHDFARAAVAAGASALIVERRLDEVAVPQAVVSDGRRAAAHAAALAFGDPAERMTLVGVTGTNGKTTTVSLLRHVLGADAASLGTLGVGREGGSSAAESALTTPGPVQLAATLARLADEGVRQLAMEVSSHALDQGRVDALRFDVAAFTNLSRDHLDYHGDEDAYRASKIGLLDLVAEHGIAVYNADEPAWDAVDAWPGRRLSFSQHADKASVCADGVVPHGAGVDFRILAPAGSADVGLPLVGGFNVENALAAATCALALGRDLGEVAERLSRAPQTPGRLERIAARPCPVLRDYAHTPAALGRALEALRPLTDGRLIVLFGAGGDRDRGKRPEMGRVAQQGADIAVVTSDNPRTEDPDAIIDDIAAGMRDGYLREVDRRAAIRLALETARPGDLILLAGKGHETYQVVGTEKSPFDEKEIVAALLGAERDEGKPIDRPLAANGADAAGGEW